The following coding sequences are from one Microtus pennsylvanicus isolate mMicPen1 chromosome 1, mMicPen1.hap1, whole genome shotgun sequence window:
- the LOC142841221 gene encoding protein FAM187B-like encodes MLATLWLASLSLPVLWSQKLINCPHKNVCQYALLSGNDVILQCNHPKALWYFSSSLEDKLSLLNSMPNVKILFGSNLQLPNPQPSQTGLYRCLDNYKARVVEYEIDFQDITLLRITHKDLGQRPLENETMNLGGEVLVFTRWDPWQDCNRCEKPGERKRLGYCYVEEPLGISMPCWLYLGKEKVTHVRLRPELQVQACQVPCDTITEITQPYFIFDTHQLDKTATHGWLSCPLASIYR; translated from the coding sequence ATGCTGGCCACTCTGTGGCTGGCTAGTCTTTCTCTTCCCGTGCTGTGGTCACAGAAACTAATCAACTGTCCCCATAAGAATGTATGCCAGTACGCTTTACTCTCGGGTAATGACGTGATCCTGCAGTGTAACCACCCCAAAGCACTATGGTATTTTTCTTCATCTCTGGAGGACAAGCTGTCCCTGCTCAACTCCATGCCCAATGTGAAGATACTGTTTGGGAGCAACCTGCAGTTACCCAACCCTCAGCCATCCCAGACAGGGCTTTACCGCTGTCTGGATAATTACAAGGCCCGTGTGGTGGAATATGAGATTGACTTTCAGGATATAACCCTGTTACGTATCACACACAAAGACCTGGGCCAAAGACCCCTGGAAAATGAGACCATGAACCTAGGAGGCGAGGTACTCGTTTTTACCCGCTGGGATCCTTGGCAAGACTGTAATCGCTGCGAAAAACCGGGTGAGCGCAAACGTCTGGGTTACTGCTACGTGGAGGAGCCGCTAGGAATATCCATGCCCTGCTGGCTCTACCTGGGAAAGGAGAAGGTGACCCACGTCCGCCTGCGGCCTGAACTCCAAGTACAAGCCTGCCAGGTGCCCTGTGACACCATCACAGAAATCACCCAGCCATACTTCATCTTTGACACTCATCAGCTGGACAAAACCGCCACCCACGGGTGGCTCAGCTGTCCCTTGGCCTCCATCTACAGGTAA